A genomic region of Clarias gariepinus isolate MV-2021 ecotype Netherlands chromosome 23, CGAR_prim_01v2, whole genome shotgun sequence contains the following coding sequences:
- the LOC128511555 gene encoding taste receptor type 1 member 3, translated as MAKLAKLLILCCLLSSANGANPPWFQKITTNLFKSPGDILLGGLFPINQLTSNLTERLEPDDVQCKSVNQYGLALALVMKYTIDEINNTPNLLPNVTLGFENYDDCGQSAIIMKPTLRFFTMATSDDVFVMCNYTDYMTRVHALIGPYSSEMASVISQLVSFFLMPQVSYGATSDGFSDKLTYPSFMRTTPTDKWQSLAMVQLLQEFGWNWVAVIGSDETYGQQGQQYVSQEAANGGICVAYEGLIPVYEDPVPTIREILDGIVQTKVNVVVVFATATASASFFQEVIRRNMTGVWIASTAWAVHSSIVTLPGIKTVGTILGFTDKTHPISLLTPYVQQLFTNIEQERLRKSDTHPDHDASPLDNPCPDCWNLSPANVSIIETEMVQRTAFSVYSAVHTVAEALHNMLGCDVTRCSRHPKTEDIYPWQLLPWVKNVSLNLSGTQIKFTSDGNPNIGYDFLAWVFQNSTVTFQNIGTYNQNLTIYKQRIKWHTANNTVPTSRCSSDCLPGQVRIVKGFYSCCFDCSDCLEGTYQNRTDDIQCTKCPPRQWSTFRSTACVFPTYEYLAWTSFESIALILAGLLLLSCQTVIGVLLFQNRGTPFLKALGGPLCAVGLMSLMGSCISLVLYLGQPNDVICRIQILLYVMFPTVALSTFLAISMQIVYVCEFPEKALENMENVQGLGSWSLVLACCGVQSGLVGWFILEGPSLTNWIDSLEVNFVTRFLPCPVEPILNFGFMLGFNGLMALACFMCTFMAPKPVRQYNFARDITIASLIYCVIWVIFIPIYAGLNDHDKTIASVVFSLFSNTALTVSYYLPKCHLLVKEPDLNKNEYFASILEGVPPIPPEEPPQDKNKQENKNDNKEGDKNEVKEESKEEAHEENKKDNN; from the exons ATGGCCAAGCTGGCGAAACTGCTGATTCTGTGCTGCCTGCTCAGTTCTGCTAATGGGGCGAATccaccgtggttccagaaaatCACTACAAATCTCTTCAAGTCTCCTGGAGATATTCTACTCGGTGGACTTTTTCCCATAAATCAACTGACCAGCAACCTGACTGAGAGATTGGAACCGGATGATGTTCAGTGCAAAAG TGTTAATCAGTATGGCCTTGCACTGGCCCTAGTGATGAAGTACACGATAGATGAAATTAACAACACCCCCAACCTTCTTCCTAATGTGACACTGGGCTTCGAGAATTATGATGACTGCGGACAGTCTGCGATCATCATGAAACCCACTCTGCGTTTTTTCACCATGGCTACCTCAGACGATGTGTTCGTCATGTGTAACTACACTGACTACATGACCAGAGTTCACGCACTCATCGGCCCATACAGCTCTGAGATGGCCTCTGTCATTAGCCAGTTGGTGAGCTTTTTCTTAATGCCACAG GTCAGCTATGGAGCCACCAGTGATGGGTTCAGTGACAAGCTGACATACCCATCGTTTATGCGCACCACCCCCACTGACAAGTGGCAGTCCTTGGCCATGGTGCAGCTGCTGCAGGAGTTCGGCTGGAACTGGGTGGCGGTGATCGGCAGTGATGAGACTTATGGCCAACAGGGTCAGCAGTATGTGTCTCAAGAGGCTGCCAATGGGGGCATTTGTGTAGCCTACGAAGGCCTGATACCAGTCTACGAAGACCCGGTGCCAACTATAAGGGAGATTCTGGATGGCATTGTGCAGACAAAAGTAAACGTGGTTGTGGTGTTTGCAACTGCGACAGCAAGCGCATCCTTCTTTCAAGAA GTAATCAGGAGAAACATGACAGGAGTCTGGATAGCCTCCACGGCTTGGGCTGTACACAGCAGCATTGTCACCCTGCCTGGCATCAAGACTGTCGGTACCATCCTGGGCTTTACTGACAAGACCCACCCCATCAGCCTGCTAACCCCCTATGTACAGCAGCTGTTCACCAACATTGAGCAAGAGAGACTTCGAAAATCAGACACCCACCCAGATCATGATGCCTCCCCTCTTGATAACCCGTGTCCAGACTGCTGGAATCTTTCTCCTGCAAACGTGAGCATCATCGAAACTGAGATGGTACAACGCACGGCCTTCAGCGTCTACTCCGCCGTCCACACCGTGGCTGAGGCCCTGCACAACATGCTCGGCTGTGATGTAACCAGATGCTCCAGACATCCCAAAACTGAAGATATCTATCCCTGGCAG tTGCTCCCCTGGGTAAAGAACGTTTCCCTGAACCTGAGTGGAACACAAATCAAATTTACTTCAGATGGAAACCCAAATATTGGCTATGATTTCTTAGCATGGGTCTTTCAGAACAGCACCGTGACCTTTCAAAACATCGGGACCTACAATCAGAACCTGACGATTTATAAACAACGAATAAAATGGCACACCGCAAATAATACG GTTCCAACATCAAGATGCTCCTCTGACTGTCTACCGGGCCAAGTGCGCATAGTTAAAGGATTTTATTCCTGCTGCTTTGACTGCAGTGACTGTTTAGAGGGAACCTATCAAAACAGAACTG ATGATATCCAGTGCACTAAATGTCCTCCACGCCAATGGTCCACTTTTCGCAGTACTGCCTGCGTCTTCCCCACCTACGAATACCTGGCATGGACGTCTTTTGAATCGATAGCTCTGATTCTGGCCGGACTTCTGCTGCTGTCCTGCCAGACAGTAATAGGCGTCCTGCTTTTCCAAAACAGAGGAACACCGTTTCTCAAGGCATTAGGAGGACCTCTGTGTGCCGTGGGTCTGATGAGTCTGATGGGAAGCTGCATAAGTCTGGTGCTGTACCTGGGTCAGCCGAATGATGTCATTTGCCGTATCCAGATCCTTCTCTATGTCATGTTCCCCACCGTGGCCCTGTCCACTTTCCTGGCTATCTCCATGCAG attgtttatgtgtgtgagtTTCCTGAAAAAGCTCTGGAGAACATGGAGAACGTGCAAGGACTTGGCAGCTGGAGTCTGGTGCTAGCGTGTTGTGGTGTTCAGTCAGGGCTCGTTGGCTGGTTTATTCTTGAAGGGCCATCTCTTACCAACTGGATAGACAGCCTGGAAGTGAACTTTGTGACCCGGTTCCTGCCCTGCCCAGTCGAGCCCATACTGAACTTTGGATTTATGCTCGGTTTCAATGGCCTGATGGCTTTGGCCTGCTTCATGTGCACCTTTATGGCGCCAAAGCCTGTCAGGCAGTATAACTTTGCTAGGGACATTACCATTGCCAGCCTGATCTATTGTGTAATATGGGTCATATTCATCCCAATCTATGCCGGCCTGAATGACCACGACAAGACGATTGCTTCAGTAGTGTTCAGCTTGTTTAGCAATACAGCACTTACAGTCAGTTATTACCTTCCAAAATGTCACCTTCTGGTCAAGGAGCCAGACCTGaacaaaaatgaatattttgctTCAATCTTAGAGGGTGTCCCACCGATACCGCCTGAGGAGCCACCGCAAGATAAAAATaagcaagaaaataaaaatgataataaagagGGGGATAAAAATGAGGTTAAAGAAGAAAGTAAAGAGGAGGCtcatgaggaaaataaaaaggataaCAATTAA